Part of the Janibacter alkaliphilus genome is shown below.
AGCTGCTGCTGGAGGCGGCCCGGAGCATCGAGTCCCGCCGCGACCACCTGCTCGCCGTGATGGCCGCCGAAGGGGGCAAGACCGTCGCCGAGGCCGACCCGGAGATCAGCGAGGCCGTCGACTTCGCCCGCTACTACGCCGACAGCGCGCTCGCCCTGGAGGACGGCCCGATGACCGACGGGGCCACCTTCGCCCCGGACCGGGTCGTGCTCGTCACCCCGCCGTGGAACTTCCCGCTGGCCATCCCGCTCGGCGGGGTGCTGGCTGCCCTCGCCGCCGGCTCCGCGGTCATCATCAAGCCCGCCCCGCAGACGCCGCGGATCGTCGAGGCAGGCGTGGCCGCGCTGCACGACGCCGGCATCCCGCAGGACGTGCTGCAGGTGGTGCGCACCGAGGAGGACGAGGTCGGCCGCTCGCTCATCGCGCACGCCGACATCGAGACCGTCGTGCTCACCGGCGCCAGCGAGACCGCGCGGCTCTTCGCCGGCTGGCGCGACGGGCGCGAGCGCGGGCCGCGGGTCTACGGCGAGACCTCCGGCAAGAACGCGCTCATCGTCACCCCGGCCGCCGACATCGACCTGGCCGTCGCCGACCTGGTGCACTCCGCCTTCGGGCACGCCGGCCAGAAGTGCTCGGCCGCGTCGCTGGCCATCCTCGTCGGCTCGGTCGCCGACTCCGACCGCTTCCGGCGGCAGCTCGTCGACGCCGTCCGCTCGATCCGGGTCGGCTGGCCCCGTGACCTCGGCACCCGGATGGGTCCGGTCATCGAGGCGCCCGGCGAGAAGCTGCACCGCGCGCTGACCACGCTGGAGCCCGGGGAGACCTGGCTGGTCGAGCCCGAGCAGCTCGACGACTCCGGGCGGCTGTGGTCGCCCGGGCTGAAGGAGGGGGTCGCGCCCGGCTCCTTCTTCCACCTCACCGAGGTCTTCGGTCCGGTGCTCGGGCTGATGCGCGCCGACACCCTCGACGAGGCGATCACGCTGCAGAACGCCACCGACTTCGGCCTCACCGGCGGGCTGCACAGCCTCGACGAGGACGAGATCGCCACCTGGACCGAGCGCGCCGAGGTCGGCAACGCCTACGTCAACCGGCACATCACCGGAGCGATCGTGCAGCGACAGTCCTTCGGCGGCTGGAAGGGCAGCTCGATCGGCCCCGGGGCGAAGGCGGGCGGCCCGAGCTACGTGGCCCAGCTGGGGTCCTGGGTCGCCGACGGGCAGCCGAGCGCGACCGCGCCGGTGGCCGAGCGGGTGCAGCGGGTCGTCGACGGGATGCTCGAGCGGCTCGACGAGCGCGTCGACGTCGCCGAGCGCGGCTGGCTGGCCGCGGCGCTGGGCAGCGACGCTCAGGCCTGGGCCCAGGAGATCGGCGTCGAGCACGACCCGTCCGCGCTGGTCGTCGAGACCAACGTCTTCCGCTACCGGCCGCTGCCGCTGACCCTGGTGCGGGCCGGCGCCGACGCCCGACCGGTCGAGGTGGTCCGGCTGGTCGCCGCCGCGGTGCTCGCCGCCACCCCGGTCGCGGTCTCGGCCGACCCGTCGCTGCGGCTGCCGGCCAGCCTGGCGCACGCGGTCGTCTCCACCGAGGACGAGGCCGCCTTCGTCGCCCGCGCGCAGCGTCGGGTCGGCGGCGGCCGGGTGCGCCTGGTCGGGGTCGGCGAGCAGCGCGGGCCGCTGCTGGACGCCCTGGCCGCGGTCGGCGTGGACGCCATCGACGGCGAGGTGCTGGCGACCGGGCGACGCGAGCTGCTGTCCGTGGTGCGCGAGCAGGCGGTCAGCACCACCCGGCACCGCTTCGGGCACGTCGCGGCGGACCGCTCCGCGCCCTGATGTCCGCGGTCAGCGCGGGTCGACCCCGGCGCGGCGCAGCCCGTAGGTGATGCCGTCGAGCAGCGCCTCCCAGGAGGCCTCGACGATGTTGCCGGCCACGCCGACGGTGGTCCACGAGCTGGCGCCGTCGCTGGTCTCGATGAGCACCCGGGTGATCGCGTCGGTCCCGTGCGCGGCGTCGAGGATGCGCACCCGGTAGTCGATGAGCTCCAGCTCGGCGATCTCCGGGTATACGACGCCGAAGGCCTGGCGCAGCGCCTCGTCGAGGGCGTTCACCGGGCCGTTGCCCTCGCCGGTCGCGACGATCCGCTGCCCGCCGGCGTGCACCTTCACGGTGGCCTCGGAGAGCGCGTCCTCGCCGCCGCGGGCATCGGTCATGATCCGCCAGGACTCGATCCGGGCGAGCTCGAGGTCCTCCTCGCCGAGGAGGCGACGCAGCAGCAGCTCGAAGGAGGCGTCGGCCGCGTCGAAGGTGTAGCCGCGCTGCTCGAGCTCCTTGACCCGGGCCAGCACCCGCGCCAGCGCCTCGTCGTCACCGGCGAGGTCCACCCCGAACTCGCGGCTCTTCAGCTCGATGCTCGCCCGGCCGGCCATGTCGGAGACGAGCATCCGCATGTCGTTGCCGACGTCCTTGGGGTCGATGTGCTGGTAGAGGTCGGGGTCGACCTTGATCGCCGAGGCGTGCAGCCCTGCCTTGTGCGCGAAGGCGCCGGCCCCGACGTAGGGCTGCCGGGAGAACGGCGGGAAGTTGGTGACCTCGCTGATCGCGTGCGCGATCCGGGTGGCGTCCTGCAGCCGGTAGGGCTCGACGAGGTCCATGCCCTTCTTCAGCTGGAGGTTGGCGACGACGGTGACGAGGTCGGCGTTGCCGGTGCGCTCGCCGTAGCCGTTGATCGTCCCCTGCACGTGGGTGGCCCCGGCCTCGACCGCGGCCATGCTGCTGGCCACCGCGCAGCCGGTGTCGTTGTGGCAGTGGATGCCCACCCGCGCGCCGGTGCTGGCGATGACGTCGGCGACGGCGTCGTGCACCTGCCCGGGCAGCATCCCGCCGTTGGTGTCGCACAGGGCGACGCAGTCGGCGCCGGCCTCGACCGCCGCGGAGACGCACGCCAGCGCGTAGTCACGGTCGAGGAGGTAGCCGTCGAAGAAGTGCTCGGTGTCGACGACGACGGTGCGCCCGTGGGCGACGAGGTGGGCGACGGTGTCGGCGATCATCGCGAGGTTCTCCTCGCGGGTGGTCTTCAGCGCGCGCTCGACGTGCCCGACGTGGGACTTGGCGACGAGGGTGACCACCGGGGTTCCGGCGTCGAGCAGCGCGGTGACCTGCGGGTCGGTGGCGGCGCTGCCGCCGGCCCGCCGGGTGGCGCCGAAGGCGGCCAGGGTCGCGGTGCGCAGCTGCAGCTCCTGCGCGGCCCGGGCGAAGAACTCGGTGTCGTTGGGGTTGGCCCCGGGCCATCCCCCTTCGATGTGGGTGACGCCGAGGTCGTCGAGGTGACGGGCGATGGTCAGCTTGTCAGCGACGGAGAGGTTGATCCCCTGCTGCTGCGCCCCGTCGCGCATCGTCGTGTCGTAGACGTCGAAGCCGTGCATCGTCTCCAGCCTGTCCTGCTCGCGGCGCGGGTGCGATCCCGCGTGGGTGGGTGCCCCGCCCGTCGCGCCGGCCCGAGTCATGGGTGGCGCCTCGTCCCGCTGTCGTCTCGCTCCCTGCCCGAGACACACGAAAGACCCCCCGGGTGCGGGAGGTCTGCGCGACGAGCGGGGCTCGTCGCGCCTAGATAATGAGCAGCGCCGCGGTGGCGGCGGTCATCGTCTCGGGCGGCATGCGCCTCAACCTGCCACGCCCGCCGACGGGTGGACACCGCCGTCCGGATGATGGGACGGCGTCGCGCTCAGAGCAGCGCCTCGAGGACCCGGGCCACGCCGTCGTCCTCGTTCGCCCGGCAGGTGTCGGTGGTCGCGGCCCGC
Proteins encoded:
- a CDS encoding bifunctional proline dehydrogenase/L-glutamate gamma-semialdehyde dehydrogenase, with translation MTTDALAPAPADVAAELRAVADDAVALADRWSEATHAGETKAEAATTGRLAALLADPAGLDLAVRFVDRVARPEDDAVAARELARITSSDAASFLGVGDRALLGLGAKVARLAPRLVVPAARMRMRQMVGHLVVDVRDPHLGTHLAAAREDGFRLNINLLGEAVLGEEEASSRTERTRRLLARDDVDYVSIKVSSLVSQIITWDTEGTIERCLERLRPLYRTAAASSPRAFVNLDMEEYRDLDLTLEVFTRMLSEPEFHDLEAGIVLQAYLPDAMPALERLVDFAQQRRAAGGAPIKVRLVKGANLAMERVEARMHDWTQAPYGTKAEVDASYLRCVERALRPDVAGALRLGVASHNLYDVATAHLLAERRGVSEHLDVEMLQGMSPSQARAVRDTVGTVILYTPVVDPRDFDSAVSYLVRRLEENAAPENFLHSFFAEGSAAMSEQEARYRRSVEDAATVGFGARREDAPATITATFSNTPDADPALPSVRARAGEAVDQPLAELTSPHLGSTAEIDGVVATAAGAQAAWAERPAAERAELLLEAARSIESRRDHLLAVMAAEGGKTVAEADPEISEAVDFARYYADSALALEDGPMTDGATFAPDRVVLVTPPWNFPLAIPLGGVLAALAAGSAVIIKPAPQTPRIVEAGVAALHDAGIPQDVLQVVRTEEDEVGRSLIAHADIETVVLTGASETARLFAGWRDGRERGPRVYGETSGKNALIVTPAADIDLAVADLVHSAFGHAGQKCSAASLAILVGSVADSDRFRRQLVDAVRSIRVGWPRDLGTRMGPVIEAPGEKLHRALTTLEPGETWLVEPEQLDDSGRLWSPGLKEGVAPGSFFHLTEVFGPVLGLMRADTLDEAITLQNATDFGLTGGLHSLDEDEIATWTERAEVGNAYVNRHITGAIVQRQSFGGWKGSSIGPGAKAGGPSYVAQLGSWVADGQPSATAPVAERVQRVVDGMLERLDERVDVAERGWLAAALGSDAQAWAQEIGVEHDPSALVVETNVFRYRPLPLTLVRAGADARPVEVVRLVAAAVLAATPVAVSADPSLRLPASLAHAVVSTEDEAAFVARAQRRVGGGRVRLVGVGEQRGPLLDALAAVGVDAIDGEVLATGRRELLSVVREQAVSTTRHRFGHVAADRSAP
- the cimA gene encoding citramalate synthase, yielding MHGFDVYDTTMRDGAQQQGINLSVADKLTIARHLDDLGVTHIEGGWPGANPNDTEFFARAAQELQLRTATLAAFGATRRAGGSAATDPQVTALLDAGTPVVTLVAKSHVGHVERALKTTREENLAMIADTVAHLVAHGRTVVVDTEHFFDGYLLDRDYALACVSAAVEAGADCVALCDTNGGMLPGQVHDAVADVIASTGARVGIHCHNDTGCAVASSMAAVEAGATHVQGTINGYGERTGNADLVTVVANLQLKKGMDLVEPYRLQDATRIAHAISEVTNFPPFSRQPYVGAGAFAHKAGLHASAIKVDPDLYQHIDPKDVGNDMRMLVSDMAGRASIELKSREFGVDLAGDDEALARVLARVKELEQRGYTFDAADASFELLLRRLLGEEDLELARIESWRIMTDARGGEDALSEATVKVHAGGQRIVATGEGNGPVNALDEALRQAFGVVYPEIAELELIDYRVRILDAAHGTDAITRVLIETSDGASSWTTVGVAGNIVEASWEALLDGITYGLRRAGVDPR